Genomic window (Synergistaceae bacterium):
TCCTTCTTCATCTGCCCCCAGTTCATCTCAACGTCAAGCACATGCTTGCATGTGGGAATCAAACCTTCGAATTCTTTTTCTGGGAAGGGGCTAACCAACAGAGGACGGATAAGTCCTACCTTAAAACCTTCTGTACGAAGCTTGTCTACTACACTCCTTGCTATACGGGCTACCGTTCCAAATGCAGATATTACAACATCTGCATCTTCCGTTTTATATGTTTCACAATCCGTTTCGTTTTCTTTAATAAGTTTCCATTTTGCCTCAAGGTGCTTGTTATGACGCTCTAATTCCTCAGGGTCGAGAATTAAACTATGTAAAATAGTTCTCTTGCCCCTCTCTTTCAT
Coding sequences:
- a CDS encoding 3-methyl-2-oxobutanoate dehydrogenase subunit beta, with translation MKERGKRTILHSLILDPEELERHNKHLEAKWKLIKENETDCETYKTEDADVVISAFGTVARIARSVVDKLRTEGFKVGLIRPLLVSPFPEKEFEGLIPTCKHVLDVEMNWGQMKKDVESAVKYRIPVSFFGHTGGICPTVSEIEREVRKIFTELR